The following proteins come from a genomic window of Candidatus Bathyarchaeia archaeon:
- a CDS encoding emp24/gp25L/p24 family protein → MPRSACALVFIFLSAYAFFGMIAPVLGDNANFTVQPLKEHTITLSLRETDSVSGSFSAVSNDETGVNFYVTDPFNNTIMHHDDVMQRSFSFTANANGDYQLHFDNSLSSAHRKTVSLNYTVTSYIMGMPQEQFLFLFIAAVALIGIVLYVALMPK, encoded by the coding sequence TTGCCAAGGTCAGCTTGTGCCCTCGTGTTCATCTTTCTCAGCGCTTACGCCTTTTTTGGCATGATTGCACCTGTTTTGGGAGACAATGCGAACTTCACAGTTCAACCTCTCAAGGAACACACAATAACGCTGAGTCTGCGTGAAACCGACAGCGTATCAGGCAGCTTCTCAGCGGTGAGCAATGATGAAACTGGGGTCAACTTCTACGTCACTGATCCATTCAACAACACGATTATGCACCACGACGATGTTATGCAGAGAAGTTTTTCATTCACGGCAAATGCCAATGGAGATTACCAACTGCATTTCGACAATTCGCTATCCAGTGCTCACCGCAAGACGGTTTCATTGAACTACACGGTCACAAGTTACATCATGGGTATGCCGCAGGAGCAATTCCTCTTTCTGTTTATCGCAGCCGTTGCATTGATCGGAATAGTACTTTACGTCGCGCTAATGCCGAAATAA
- a CDS encoding putative metallopeptidase yields the protein MPIKYHEAPDVKDLVERIATQLHFHHINLNGIYCYRSMNSKSRRTVARIHNLSKLWQRALNRSASYLIEVISERYDCLSQEEKEKVIIHELLHIPQGFAGGFRPHKGNITRKKIETLHERFASGKK from the coding sequence ATGCCAATCAAATATCATGAAGCTCCAGACGTCAAGGACCTAGTGGAACGCATAGCAACTCAGCTTCATTTTCATCATATCAACCTGAACGGAATCTACTGCTACAGAAGCATGAATTCAAAGTCCAGGCGTACAGTCGCGCGCATTCACAACTTAAGCAAGTTGTGGCAAAGAGCCTTGAACAGATCGGCCAGCTATTTGATAGAAGTAATTTCTGAACGCTACGACTGCCTAAGCCAAGAAGAGAAAGAGAAAGTCATAATTCACGAGCTTCTGCACATCCCACAAGGCTTCGCTGGAGGATTCAGACCGCACAAAGGCAACATAACTAGGAAGAAAATTGAAACACTTCACGAGCGATTTGCATCTGGCAAAAAGTGA